One part of the Ursus arctos isolate Adak ecotype North America unplaced genomic scaffold, UrsArc2.0 scaffold_16, whole genome shotgun sequence genome encodes these proteins:
- the DYNLRB1 gene encoding dynein light chain roadblock-type 1 isoform X4, producing the protein MAEVEETLKRLQSQKGVQGIIVVNTEGIPIKSTMDTPTTTQYANLMHNFILKARSTVREIDPQNDLTFLRIRSKKNEIMVAPDKDYFLIVIQNPTE; encoded by the exons ATG GCAGAGGTGGAGGAGACACTGAAGCGACTTCAGAGCCAGAAGGGAGTACAGGGCATCATCGTGGTGAACACAGAAG GCATTCCCATCAAGAGCACCATGGACACTCCCACCACCACACAGTATGCCAACCTTATGCACAACTTCATCTTGAAGGCCCGGAGCACCGTGCGTGAAATCGACCCCCAGAATGACCTCACTTTCCTTCGAATTCgctccaagaaaaatgaaattatggtTGCACCAG aTAAAGACTATTTCCTGATTGTGATTCAGAATCCAACTGAATAA
- the DYNLRB1 gene encoding dynein light chain roadblock-type 1 isoform X3, which yields MAEAEVEETLKRLQSQKGVQGIIVVNTEGIPIKSTMDTPTTTQYANLMHNFILKARSTVREIDPQNDLTFLRIRSKKNEIMVAPDKDYFLIVIQNPTE from the exons ATGGCGGAG GCAGAGGTGGAGGAGACACTGAAGCGACTTCAGAGCCAGAAGGGAGTACAGGGCATCATCGTGGTGAACACAGAAG GCATTCCCATCAAGAGCACCATGGACACTCCCACCACCACACAGTATGCCAACCTTATGCACAACTTCATCTTGAAGGCCCGGAGCACCGTGCGTGAAATCGACCCCCAGAATGACCTCACTTTCCTTCGAATTCgctccaagaaaaatgaaattatggtTGCACCAG aTAAAGACTATTTCCTGATTGTGATTCAGAATCCAACTGAATAA
- the DYNLRB1 gene encoding dynein light chain roadblock-type 1 isoform X2 gives MAEVEETLKRLQSQKGVQGIIVVNTEGIPIKSTMDTPTTTQYANLMHNFILKARSTVREIDPQNDLTFLRIRSKKNEIMVAPGKRSSTFPLGSRLSQHILGSLSGRLGTLMSP, from the exons ATG GCAGAGGTGGAGGAGACACTGAAGCGACTTCAGAGCCAGAAGGGAGTACAGGGCATCATCGTGGTGAACACAGAAG GCATTCCCATCAAGAGCACCATGGACACTCCCACCACCACACAGTATGCCAACCTTATGCACAACTTCATCTTGAAGGCCCGGAGCACCGTGCGTGAAATCGACCCCCAGAATGACCTCACTTTCCTTCGAATTCgctccaagaaaaatgaaattatggtTGCACCAGGTAAGAGGTCTTCCACATTCCCACTTGGGAGCAGACTGTCCCAGCATATTCTGGGTAGCTTATCAGGAAGGCTTGGCACATTGATGTCCCCATAG
- the DYNLRB1 gene encoding dynein light chain roadblock-type 1 isoform X1, with protein MAEAEVEETLKRLQSQKGVQGIIVVNTEGIPIKSTMDTPTTTQYANLMHNFILKARSTVREIDPQNDLTFLRIRSKKNEIMVAPGKRSSTFPLGSRLSQHILGSLSGRLGTLMSP; from the exons ATGGCGGAG GCAGAGGTGGAGGAGACACTGAAGCGACTTCAGAGCCAGAAGGGAGTACAGGGCATCATCGTGGTGAACACAGAAG GCATTCCCATCAAGAGCACCATGGACACTCCCACCACCACACAGTATGCCAACCTTATGCACAACTTCATCTTGAAGGCCCGGAGCACCGTGCGTGAAATCGACCCCCAGAATGACCTCACTTTCCTTCGAATTCgctccaagaaaaatgaaattatggtTGCACCAGGTAAGAGGTCTTCCACATTCCCACTTGGGAGCAGACTGTCCCAGCATATTCTGGGTAGCTTATCAGGAAGGCTTGGCACATTGATGTCCCCATAG